A section of the Primulina eburnea isolate SZY01 chromosome 1, ASM2296580v1, whole genome shotgun sequence genome encodes:
- the LOC140826894 gene encoding lysine histidine transporter-like 8 produces the protein MGDFANPDADTTHNSTPMTPRLASVAPTPPVAQTPQIVSLPPSQYHSPSLSRSPLLTPGGTNKRTPRTRTPRFITPFGSPLRKALKLTKLDPQDAWLPITESRNGNAYYAAYHTLCSGIGIQALVLPVAFTILGWTWGVICLTLAFIWQLYTLYLLVQLHESPESGIRYSRYMQLAGATFGEKLSKFLAAFPIMYLSGGTCVALIVIGGSTSKLLYQTLCAGTCTTKPLTNVEWYLVFTCAAVLLSQLPNLNSIAGLSLIGSLTAVGYCTGIWGVSVGKGRLPNVSYDPVRKGTEIGRIFDVLNALGIIAFAFRGHNLILEIQATMPSSEKHPSSVPMWRGVKFAYLIVALCLFPLAIGGYWAYGRMIPPNGGMLVAVFAFHGRDVARWVLGLISSFVIINGVSSFQIYGMPMFDMMESHYTIRFKKPCPWWLRAAIRAMFGFGCFFVAVAIPFLGSVAGLIGGIALPVTLAYPCFMWLKLKKPTMYGPTWWLNWGLGLLGMGLSAALIAAGLYVVIDTGVQVSFFKPQ, from the exons ATGGGTGATTTTGCAAATCCTGACGCTGACACAACACATAACTCAACCCCTATGACTCCTCGGCTGGCATCTGTGGCTCCGACACCACCTGTAGCCCAGACTCCGCAGATCGTCTCCCTCCCTCCTTCACAATACCACTCCCCATCGCTCTCTCGGTCGCCGCTACTTACTCCAGGTGGAACCAATAAAAGAACTCCAAGAACTCGTACCCCGCGCTTCATCACTCCATTCGGCAGCCCTTTGAGAAAAGCACTTAAGCTCACGAAGCTTGACCCTCAGGATGCATGGCTCCCGATCACTGAATCAAGAAATGGAAACGCGTACTATGCAGCTTACCATACTTTATGCTCTGGGATTGGGATTCAAGCCCTTGTTCTTCCTGTTGCTTTTACGATTCTTGGATG GACATGGGGTGTGATTTGCTTGACCTTGGCTTTCATATGGCAGCTATACACGTTATATTTACTGGTGCAGCTCCATGAATCTCCAGAGAGTGGAATACGGTACAGCAGATACATGCAATTAGCCGGCGCCACTTTCG GAGAAAAGCTGTCCAAATTCCTAGCAGCGTTCCCGATTATGTATCTCTCCGGTGGTACATGCGTGGCACTGATAGTGATCGGTGGCTCGACCTCGAAATTGCTTTACCAAACTCTGTGTGCAGGCACATGCACAACCAAGCCTTTAACAAACGTGGAGTGGTACTTGGTGTTTACGTGCGCGGCGGTGCTTCTGTCTCAGCTTCCCAACTTGAATTCTATCGCCGGGCTTTCGTTGATCGGTTCCCTCACCGCCGTTGGTTACTGCACCGGAATATGGGGCGTCTCCGTGGGCAAGGGGAGGCTGCCCAACGTGTCGTACGATCCAGTGAGGAAAGGCACCGAAATCGGCAGAATTTTCGATGTTCTGAACGCACTTGGGATCATTGCTTTCGCTTTCAGAGGACATAATCTCATCCTTGAAATCCAG GCCACCATGCCTTCCAGCGAGAAGCATCCATCCAGTGTGCCCATGTGGAGAGGCGTCAAATTTGCATATTTGATTGTGGCACTCTGCTTATTCCCACTGGCCATCGGCGGCTATTGGGCTTATGGTCGAATG ATCCCTCCTAATGGTGGGATGCTAGTAGCTGTATTTGCGTTCCACGGGCGCGATGTTGCGCGATGGGTGCTGGGATTGATAAGTTCTTTCGTGATAATTAATGGGGTGAGCTCGTTCCAGATATATGGCATGCCTATGTTTGATATGATGGAATCCCACTATACCATCAGGTTCAAGAAGCCATGCCCCTGGTGGCTCAGGGCAGCAATACGTGCCATGTTCGGATTCGGGTGCTTCTTTGTTGCTGTGGCAATCCCATTCTTGGGTAGCGTGGCGGGGTTAATAGGAGGAATCGCCTTGCCGGTGACTTTGGCGTACCCGTGTTTCATGTGGCTGAAATTGAAGAAGCCGACCATGTATGGCCCAACATGGTGGTTGAACTGGGGATTGGGACTATTGGGAATGGGCTTGAGCGCAGCCTTGATTGCCGCGGGTCTCTATGTTGTGATAGATACCGGAGTACAAGTTAGCTTCTTCAAGCCTCAGTAA
- the LOC140826907 gene encoding probable serine/threonine-protein kinase PBL7 encodes MDENPRRSGGIFSRRGTRLAKKKTVIIGLKHDNCSREMLLRLLNLVVVRGDSVLAVHVQQSDDTFDPNTFHIHEDICKSKQVDFEVKICAGNCYLTELTHLVRMNFATILAIGCSNQCPEDSDIAGFLKALPPTCDLLVMDNGGKILLQNAGTSQQGSTNRVLRSSMSSPVSASYCCGQSETRHLFRKFLSMPTSSTSPSSELTVTKKNHQHDHFSPKFFQTVAMLEMKGHVRRFMYEELSCATKSFSPDTLIEERESVQVYQAIGLAAVIKVIKASQDSEKIICRELEMLSGFKHENIVQLLGYCCCAEMFAIVYISVDSSLKQRLKQLIWSERMKVAVGVAKALEYLHSSYPPIIHRDLKSSNILLSKDCEPQLSEFGAAAAHDLQTEESIAGCKMPVYVSGSFGYQAPEYVMYGKVDEKIDVYSYGVVILELITGNEAIRTSPGSNQECLVLWARSLLNSGLSERLIDPILHGEHDKDEMKIMMAVARLCLYIHLPEDPQ; translated from the exons ATGGATGAGAATCCGAGGAGGAGTGGGGGGATTTTCTCACGCCGAGGTACCAGGCTGGCGAAGAAAAAGACGGTCATTATTGGTTTGAAGCATGATAATTGCAGCAGGGAGATGCTGCTTCGGTTGCTGAATTTGGTAGTTGTGAGAGGGGATAGTGTTCTTGCTGTTCATGTCCAGCAGTCCGATGACACTTTCGATCCCAATACATTTCACATCCACGAAGACATCTGTAAATCAAAGCAG GTGGATTTTGAAGTAAAGATTTGTGCTGGAAACTGCTACTTAACTGAACTAACCCACTTAGTTCGAATGAATTTTGCAACCATTCTTGCAATTGGATGCAGTAATCAATG CCCTGAAGATTCGGACATAGCCGGATTCTTGAAAGCATTGCCTCCCACTTGTGACCTATTGGTAATGGATAATGGAGGAAAAATCCTTCTTCAAAACGCGGGAACTTCACAGCAAGGCTCGACTAATAGGGTTCTTCGGTCTTCCATGTCATCCCCGGTATCTGCATCCTACTGCTGTGGCCAGTCTGAAACCAGACATCTATTCAGAAAGTTTTTGTCAATGCCTACTTCCTCGACATCTCCATCTTCAGAACTTACTGTCACGAAGAAGAATCATCAGCACGATCATTTTTCCCCAAAATTCTTCCAGACAGTGGCAATGTTAGAAATGAAAGGGCACGTCAGGCGATTTATGTATGAAGAACTCAGCTGCGCAACAAAAAGTTTTAGTCCCGATActttgatcgaggaacgggagAGTGTTCAAGTATATCAAGCCATTGGGCTTGCCGCTGTAATTAAGGTTATTAAGGCCTCTCAAGATTCTGAAAAAATCATCTGTAGAGAACTTGAAATGCTGAGTGGATTTAAACATGAGAACATAGTTCAACTTCTTGGATACTGCTGCTGTGCAGAAATGTTTGCTATTGTTTACATCTCGGTAGATTCCAGTCTGAAGCAAAGGCTCAAACAACTGATTTGGAGTGAGAGGATGAAAGTTGCGGTTGGAGTAGCCAAGGCATTAGAGTATCTCCATTCAAGTTATCCTCCCATTATTCACAGAGATTTAAAATCATCTAATATTCTCCTGTCTAAAGACTGTGAACCACAG CTATCAGAATTTGGAGCAGCAGCAGCACATGATCTTCAAACTGAGGAATCAATTGCTGGCTGCAAGATGCCTGTTTACGTGAGTGGATCATTCGGATACCAGGCACCCGAGTACGTGATGTACGGCAAAGTCGATGAAAAGATCGATGTGTACTCTTATGGGGTTGTGATATTGGAACTAATTACAGGAAATGAGGCTATTCGCACAAGCCCCGGCTCTAATCAAGAATGCTTAGTACTATGG GCAAGGTCTCTTCTCAACAGCGGCCTCTCTGAACGACTAATCGATCCAATCCTTCACGGAGAACATGACAAGGATGAGATGAAAATAATGATGGCCGTGGCTCGCCTTTGTCTCTACATTCATCTTCCAGAAGACCCGCAATGA
- the LOC140826914 gene encoding LOW QUALITY PROTEIN: tyrosine--tRNA ligase, chloroplastic/mitochondrial (The sequence of the model RefSeq protein was modified relative to this genomic sequence to represent the inferred CDS: inserted 1 base in 1 codon; deleted 1 base in 1 codon), whose product MGFIANSLVRGHTLLVSATNWRLFFPASSASLPHHLRSLNRLHCSRRNVVEILQERGLLDSITSESLRHSPLKVYCGFDPTADSLHLGNLLGIVVLSWFLRCGHSAVALIGGATGRVGDPSGKSLERPDLDPSALEXNVSAISATIQGIIGRDSSSFSSSFTMLNNHDWWKDVKLLDFLRDVGRFARVGTMISKDSVRKRLESEKGMSYTEFTYQLLQGYDFLYLFRDHGVNVQIGGSDQWGNITAGTDLIRKILQAEGAYGLTFPLLLKSDGTKFGKSEDGAIWLSPSLMSPYQFYQYLFSVSDADVIRFLKILTFLSIDEIFQIEKSMQRPDYVPNTAQHRLAEEVTLFVHGREGLDEALKATQALRPGAKTELDWKTIETISEDVPSCSLRQDQVLNLSLVDLTVSTGLLESKSAARRLLKQGGLYLNNNRVDSDAKKIELDDIVDGKVILLSAGKKNKMIVTIT is encoded by the exons ATGGGATTCATTGCTAATTCTCTAGTGCGGGGTCACACTCTTCTTGTCTCCGCCACCAATTGGAGGCTATTTTTCCCTGCTTCCTCCGCGTCTCTTCCACATCATCTCCGCTCCCTCAACCGCCTTCACTGTTCACGACGGAATGTGGTCGAAATTCTGCAAGAGAGGGGCCTTCTCGATTCCATCACCAGCGAATCACTCCGACATTCTCCTTTGAAGGTATATTGTGGCTTTGACCCCACCGCCGACAGTCTTCACCTCGGAAACCTACTTGGTATCGTCGTTCTCTCATGGTTCCTCCGCTGTGGCCACTCAGCGGTTGCTCTCATCGGCGGAGCCACTGGTCGCGTCGGTGACCCCTCAGGTAAGTCACTTGAGAGGCCAGACCTCGATCCTTCTGCACTCG AGAACGTATCTGCAATCTCAGCCACCATTCAGGGTATTATTGGACGCGACTcgtcttctttttcttcttctttcacGATGTTAAACAATCACGACTGGTGGAAGGATGTAAAGTTGCTGGATTTCTTGAGGGATGTGGGAAGATTCGCCAGGGTGGGCACCATGATTTCTAAGGACAGCGTTCGCAAGAGGCTGGAATCGGAGAAGGGCATGAGCTATACTGAGTTCACATACCAGCTGCTTCAGGGATATGATTTTCTCTATCTCTTCCGCGACCATGGGGTTAATGTTCAGATTGGAGGCAGCGACCAATGGGGCAACATCACTGCTGGCACCGATCTCATTCGAAAAATTCTTCAGGCCGAAGGAGCCTATGGGCTTACCTTCCCTCTTCTCCTCAAGAGTGACGGCACCAAGTTTGGCAAATCCGAGGATGGTGCCATTTGGCTT TCGCCCTCCCTCATGTCACCTTACCAGTTTTACCAGTACTTGTTCTCTGTTTCAGATGCTGACGTTATCAGATTTCTCAAAATCCTTACTTTCCTCAGTATTGATGAGATCTTCCAGATTGAAAAGTCAATGCAGAGACCTGACTATGTCCCCAATACTGCTCAGCATAGGCTTGCCGAGGAAGTTACCCTTTTTGTCCATGGGCGAGAGGGACTTGACGAGGCGCTAAAAGCTACCCAGGCATTGAGGCCGGGTGCCAAAACGGAACTGGATTGGAAGACAATTGAGACAATCTCAGAGGATGTTCCATCGTGTTCTTTGCGCCAAGACCAGGTCTTAAACCTGTCTCTTGTTGATCTCACTGTCTCTACTGGTTTGCTGGAGAGTAAATCAGCAGCCCGTCGTCTGCTCAAGCAAGGGGGACTTTATTTGAACAACAACAGAGTTGATAGTGATGCCAAGAAAATCGAGCTTGATGACATTGTGGATGGGAAAGTTATCCTTTTATCCGCCGGGAAGAAGAATAAAATGATTGTGACAATAACTTGA
- the LOC140826921 gene encoding F-box protein SKIP23-like yields the protein MANWANLPAELLHHICQHLPTSTDLLRFGSVCPTWRSAAQSPPSSASRFPILPNSGISDTTWGFYLSKRTIYSIHSAQPHDQPPWIVKLERDNSNRSHLLNPLTRSPLKPFPTGFPMFFSFFNFRVKELGQEYALQYIDFKPRANSIAEAGNLYMEKVAVISDVNNGFVLLTIHLSGKLVVYKSGDEKWRVINDFPSPYDDVIFREGKLYAVDNSGRAVLVNYVDLSVKVVANSVFGGDKKFLVNSNGELLLVDMYLSCGPENNMDFDEWFEFYDCGMNERTLKFKVFRLDENAGRWIEVSDLGDRMLFLGENSAFSVNASDVSCKGNCILFTNHCSGRQEDEVWKGRGAGVFDLGSGSIEPIGSSSEYSKMFWPPPEWMYSIPQN from the coding sequence ATGGCGAATTGGGCGAACCTCCCGGCCGAGCTCCTCCACCATATTTGTCAGCACCTCCCCACTTCAACCGACCTCCTACGCTTCGGCTCCGTCTGCCCCACCTGGCGCTCCGCCGCCCAATCACCACCATCCTCCGCATCTCGCTTCCCTATACTTCCCAATTCAGGCATCTCTGACACCACTTGGGGATTTTATCTCTCCAAACGCACTATCTACTCTATCCACTCAGCCCAACCCCACGATCAACCGCCATGGATTGTCAAACTTGAACGCGATAATTCCAACCGAAGCCACCTTCTCAACCCGCTTACCCGATCCCCGCTCAAGCCATTCCCCACTGGTTTCCCCATGTTTTTTAGTTTCTTCAACTTTAGGGTTAAGGAGTTGGGTCAAGAATATGCCCTTCAGTACATTGATTTTAAACCGAGGGCTAACTCGATCGCTGAGGCTGGAAATCTTTACATGGAAAAAGTTGCGGTTATTTCGGATGTAAATAACGGGTTTGTGCTTTTGACCATTCATCTTTCTGGCAAGTTGGTGGTTTATAAGTCTGGTGATGAGAAATGGAGGGTTATTAATGATTTCCCTTCACCCTACGATGATGTGATTTTTAGGGAAGGGAAATTATACGCAGTTGATAACTCGGGGAGAGCAGTTTTGGTGAATTATGTGGATTTGAGCGTGAAGGTTGTCGCAAATTCAGTATTCGGTGGGGATAAGAAGTTTCTTGTCAACTCGAACGGGGAATTGCTGTTGGTGGACATGTATTTGAGCTGTGGACCTGAGAATAATATGGATTTTGATGAATGGTTCGAGTTTTATGATTGTGGTATGAATGAGAGGACTTTAAAGTTTAAGGTGTTCCGTTTGGATGAGAATGCAGGGAGATGGATTGAGGTGAGTGATCTGGGGGATAGAATGTTGTTTCTGGGTGAAAATTCTGCCTTTTCGGTCAATGCATCGGATGTGAGTTGCAAAGGGAACTGCATACTTTTTACGAATCATTGTAGTGGGAGGCAAGAGGATGAGGTGTGGAAGGGTCGGGGAGCTGGAGTGTTTGATCTAGGGAGTGGGAGTATCGAGCCAATTGGTAGTTCAAGTGAGTATTCCAAGATGTTTTGGCCGCCTCCAGAGTGGATGTACTCCATCCCCCAGAATTGA
- the LOC140826926 gene encoding uncharacterized protein: MFHRKVFTRFAQQRGEPFYAAWERFDYLANNFLYHDFSNYSLLKFFLNGLDALTRRWVIDGALTTGSPLFCRDDEKMILLLGDMADFDYHRYWDISPQCWSHQYTQDHYPEFIDQPFEFQNDERDSHELITTQLEDTVDRYVALTEAAIENQINSLRNLEEQIENIKKSIFQSRREHEVKRDTQPVIDPVWFDDDDSNNQDSENELDKTENLELFDPSLVNEPQSEEIFEEFSDKGVPTLFFSSHADYSELCVVEVTSLMCLYLARLEGIWNPDPDVVSYDTYFGHQPLFDKDFGGSSRRLEIRRYLGGNPSVLYFSYLFSF, encoded by the coding sequence ATGTTTCATCGAAAAGTATTCACAAGATTTGCCCAACAACGCGGAGAGCCTTTTTACGCAGCATGGGAGAGATTCGATTATTTAGCAAACAATTTCCtgtatcatgatttttctaactatTCTCTTCTTAAATTTTTCCTTAATGGTTTGGATGCACTAACACGAAGATGGGTGATCGACGGAGCACTAACAACAGGCAGTCCACTATTTTGCCGAGATGATGAGAAAATGATACTTTTGTTGGGTGATATGGCGGACTTTGACTACCATAGATATTGGGATATTTCACCACAGTGTTGGAGTCATCAATACACACAAGATCATTACCCAGAGTTTATAGACCAACCATTTGAGTTTCAAAATGATGAGAGAGATAGCCATGAACTGATCACGACTCAACTAGAAGATACCGTGGATAGGTATGTGGCACTGACTGAGGCAGCTAtagaaaatcaaattaattctcTGCGCAACCTTGAGGAGCAAATAGAGAATATCAAGAAATCCATCTTTCAGAGTCGCCGAGAACATGAAGTGAAGCGAGATACTCAACCGGTGATCGATCCGGTTTGGTTTGATGATGATGACTCAAACAACCAAGATAGTGAGAATGAGTTGGATAAGACTGAAAATCTAGAGTTGTTTGATCCTTCGCTGGTAAATGAGCCTCAGTCGGAAGAGATTTTTGAAGAATTTTCTGATAAAGGAGTGCCGACACTATTTTTCTCATCTCATGCCGATTATTCAGAGTTGTGTGTTGTTGAGGTGACGAGCTTAATGTGCCTATATCTAGCCAGACTTGAGGGCATTTGGAATCCAGACCCAGATGTGGTGTCATATGACACTTACTTTGGGCATCAGCCGCTCTTTGATAAGGACTTCGGAGGGTCAAGCCGACGACTAGAAATCAGGCGCtacttgggaggcaacccaagcgttttatattttagttatttattttcattttag
- the LOC140803610 gene encoding uncharacterized mitochondrial protein AtMg00860-like gives MVNEVQEEIELKLEDILMMREFQNVFLEEFSRCSQTTRLISNQCGHVISEARVSVDPKKVEAITEWPKPKNATDIRSFLGLAGYYRKFVKGFSSIAIPLTKLTLKNSKFIWDEGGEKSFQTLKEKLASTPVLILPTEDKEFTIYSDNSK, from the exons ATGGTGAACGAAGTGCAAGAAGAAATTGAGCTCAAGCTGGAAGATATCCTAATGATGCGAGAATTCCAGAACGTTTTTCTGGAAGAATTCTCAAGATGTTCTCAGACCACGAGGTTGATTTCAAATCAATGTG GACATGTGATCTCGGAAGCACgagtatcagtggatcccaAGAAAGTTGAGGCAATTACAGAGTGGCCAAAACCTAAGAACGCCACAGACATCAGGAGCTTTCTTGGACTGGCAGGTTATTACAGGAAGTTCGTCAAAGGTTTTTCTTCCATAGCTATACCGCTGACCAAGCTCACTCTGAAGAATTCCAAGTTCATCTGGGACGAAGGTGGCGAGAAAAGTTTTCAGACATTGAAGGAAAAACTTGCATCCACGCCAGTGCTAATCTTACCTACTGAAGATAAGGAATTCACCATCTACAGTGACAATTCTAAATAA